A window of Paraburkholderia megapolitana genomic DNA:
GCAGACAGTGACCGCCTACGGCAAACCCCAACCGCTGGAGGCAGGCATGACACTTCAGGCGGATATCCTGCAGGAACGTCGTCGCCTCTACGAATGGGTGCTTGAGCCGCTTTACAGCATGACCGGTAAACTCTAATCCCACTTCGACTCATGTCCCTTCTGGATCGTCTTTCCTTCGGCATCGGCAGCAGATTGCCGGTCATCCTGCAAACCGAAGCTGCGGAATGTGGGCTCGCCTGCCTCGCGATGATCGCGGGTTATTACGGCCATCACGTCGACATTGCGACACTGCGCGGCCAGTTCCCACTCTCTCTCAAAGGCGCGTCGCTCAATCGCGTTATCGAAATTTCCAGGCGTCTTGAACTCGGCACCCGCGCACTCAGGCTTGATCTCAACGACCTGAATCAGTTGCGTCTGCCATGCATCCTGCACTGGAACTTCAATCATTTTGTCGTGCTGCGCGAAATCACCAGTCGCGGCGCGCTGATTCATGATCCGGCACGAGGCGAATGCAGTCTGACGTTCGAAGAAGCGTCGCGCTCGTTTACCGGCGTCGCACTTGAAGTGTGGCCCACGGGCAGTTTCAAGCCACGTGAAGCGAACCCGGCTGTCAGGTTGAGAACACTGATTGGACCGGTTGCAGGGTTGTACCGCTCACTCGGACAGGTCCTGCTGCTCGCACTGGCGCTTGAGGTGTTCTCGCTTGCGTCGCCGTTTTTCCTGCAATGGGTGATCGATGACGCTATCGTCGCAGCAGATCGCGATCTGTTGGCTTTACTGGCCTTGGGGTTTGGCCTGTTGCTGTTGATGCAGCAGGTTACGAGCGCGGTGCGGACGTGGGCCTTGATTTACTTCGGCACAACGTTAAACGTGCAATGGCGCGCGAACATGTTTACGCATCTCCTGAGCCTTCCAGTTCAATATTTTGAACGGCGGCACCTGGGCGACGTCGTTTCGCGTTTCGGCTCAATCGATACAATCCAGCAGACCCTTACCACGTCGTTTTTGACAGCGATCATTGACGGTGTGATGACGATAGTCACTCTAGCCATGATGTTCGTCTACAGTCCCATCCTGGGCGTGATCGCACTTGGCACGATGCTTCTCTATGGTCTGTTGAGATGGGCCTTGTATTCGCCGTTGCGTCAGGCTACGGGCAAACAGATCGTGCATGCCGCGAAGCAACAGACCAATTTCCTGGAGACGGTTCGCGGGGTCAAGACGATCAAGCTGTTTAACCGTCAGAACGAGCGACGTGCGGGATGGCTCACACTGCTGGTCGAACAGATCAATGCAGGGCTGCGTGTGCAAAAACTGCAACTGGTCTTTCAGCAAGTGAATGGCTTGTTGTTCGGAATCGAAGGTATCTGCATCATCTGGTTAGGCGCGAGACTTGTACTCGACGGTCATTTCACCGTCGGCGCGCTCATGGCATTCAATGCATACAAGATGCAGTTTGACGGTCGCGTGAGTAGCCTGATCGACCGGTTTTTCGAAGTCAAGATGCTGCAACTCCAGGGCGAGCGCCTGGCAGATATTGCGTTTGCACAACCTGAACCCGATATGCCCATTCGTCACGTGCCGGGAGAAGGGGACAACCTTGACTCAAGCATCGAGGCCCACAACCTTACGTTCCAGTATGCTGAAGGCGAGCCGTTCGTTCTGAACGGCGTTTCATTTCGTATCGAACCGGGCGAATCGGTCGCCATCGTCGGGCCGTCAGGATGCGG
This region includes:
- a CDS encoding peptidase domain-containing ABC transporter; protein product: MSLLDRLSFGIGSRLPVILQTEAAECGLACLAMIAGYYGHHVDIATLRGQFPLSLKGASLNRVIEISRRLELGTRALRLDLNDLNQLRLPCILHWNFNHFVVLREITSRGALIHDPARGECSLTFEEASRSFTGVALEVWPTGSFKPREANPAVRLRTLIGPVAGLYRSLGQVLLLALALEVFSLASPFFLQWVIDDAIVAADRDLLALLALGFGLLLLMQQVTSAVRTWALIYFGTTLNVQWRANMFTHLLSLPVQYFERRHLGDVVSRFGSIDTIQQTLTTSFLTAIIDGVMTIVTLAMMFVYSPILGVIALGTMLLYGLLRWALYSPLRQATGKQIVHAAKQQTNFLETVRGVKTIKLFNRQNERRAGWLTLLVEQINAGLRVQKLQLVFQQVNGLLFGIEGICIIWLGARLVLDGHFTVGALMAFNAYKMQFDGRVSSLIDRFFEVKMLQLQGERLADIAFAQPEPDMPIRHVPGEGDNLDSSIEAHNLTFQYAEGEPFVLNGVSFRIEPGESVAIVGPSGCGKTTLINVLLGIFGPTAGTVRIGGIEVDRLGIERLRSLVGTVLQDDVLFAGSISDNICFFDPQADSHWIAECAQLAAIHSDIVAMPMGYNTLVGDMGTVLSGGQKQRVLLARALYKRPKILVLDEATSHLDIQREQQVNAAVSSLQMTRLIVAHRPETIASASRVIVLDAGKVACDQPTSVLASMAPGADVAVSGR